The following are encoded together in the Sparus aurata chromosome 1, fSpaAur1.1, whole genome shotgun sequence genome:
- the hap1 gene encoding trafficking kinesin-binding protein 1 isoform X1: MDAETEGSFSPVTMEVWSSASEEEEEEKSSPSLADEVMVEEMTCLNSNNNNNNNNNKDLCREVTQVLCSDRVGQVTKTYHDIKAVTHLLEEKERDLELAARIGQSLLKQNQELTTRNEILDEQLEIAKEEIAQLRHELSMRDDLLQFYASTEEIENAESQSPIKRNESCSSLSNFVHYDFLQTKLKGLEDENRKLRLEATELTTETTNYEEQEQELMMVCVEELSSVNRQVVDLSEELARKVEDSLRQQEEISSLLAQIVDLQARCKGLTHENEELNQNLSASRESQLKLKSELKDLQDKYSECEDMLCEAREDIKNLRNKSLPNSTVQRYTALASVLPMDSLAAEIEGTFRKGLDTPAPSEYKNHPWRVFETVKVVNKAVRRRSHCHSPGLPGSSPVSARSSCTSTPRTSYYGSDNASLTLEDKPSSNNGQKEDNSGPKRLGQPGTPGGQDLEAALRSLSARQQNHSSERPFFDVERERKLHALAAKCEEGNGSSGFLTPNDSLVSSPAASTGTNYSNGSSRHSCGSSGGSRSYLPDRLQIVKPLEGSVTLHQWQQLAKPNLGGILHPRPGVLTKDFRELEVDIQHVYSLNDLEEDEPDLSHFSGAHGMASPSGPNLPQTSPTHTITTCQVLQPSLLIPSFSTSLHSFGLPSCRNCELVSTSSPSHQQHFGLGVRATTNTTTTNETTSSLGLLQLLQEHGISASPYPHHHNLHYSQSAKPSCSMSIDKDGGSSPDKERRRNIFSLNLVEKLQSLGLHRVAAWGMMGRHGAERERQSDLV; encoded by the exons tgcTGTGCTCAGACAGAGTGGGCCAGGTCACCAAGACGTATCATGACATCAAGGCAGTCACCCACCTACTGGAGGAG AAAGAGCGGGATCTCGAGTTAGCAGCACGGATCGGTCAGTCCCTCCTGAAGCAGAATCAAGAACTGACGACACGCAATGAAATACTGGATGAACAGCTTGAAATCGCAAAGGAAGAG ATCGCTCAACTTCGTCATGAGCTGTCGATGCGAGACGACCTCCTTCAATTCTACGCAAGCACTGAGGAGATCGAGAACGCAGAGTCACAGTCACC AATAAAAAGGAACGAATCGTGCAGTTCACTCAGCAACTTCGTCCACTATGACTTCCTGCAGACGAAACTGAAGGGTTTAGAGGACGAGAACCGCAAACTACGATTGGAG GCCACTGAGCTCACAACAGAGACGACTAATTACGAAGAGCAAGAACAGGAGCtgatgatggtgtgtgtggaAGAACTCT CCTCTGTCAACAGGCAGGTGGTCGATCTGTCAGAGGAGCTAGCGAGGAAAGTAGAGGATTCTCTCCGACAACAGGAGGAGATCAGCTCGCTGCTGGCTCAGATTGTTGACCTGCAGGCCCGCTGCAAAGGG CTCACCCATGAGAATGAGGAGCTGAACCAAAACCTGAGTGCCTCCCGCGAGAGCCAGCTAAAACTTAAATCAGAG CTCAAGGACCTGCAGGACAAGTACTCGGAGTGTGAGGACATGCTCTGCGAGGCCAGAGAGGACATCAAGAACTTGCGGAACAAGAGCTTACCCAACAGCACAGTGCAGCGGTACACTGCGCTGGCCTCTGTCCTCCCCATGGACTCATTGGCTGCAGAGATAGAGGGCACCTTCCGCAAAGGCCTGGACACCCCCGCTCCCTCAGAGTACAA GAACCACCCATGGCGTGTGTTTGAAACCGTGAAGGTGGTGAACAAGGCCGTCAGGAGGCGGTCACATTGCCACTCCCCAGGGCTGCCCGGCTCCAGCCCCGTGTCAGCTCGCTCCAGTTGTACCAGCACACCCCGAACAAGCTACTATGGTTCAGATAATGCCAGCCTTACTCTGGAGGACAAGCCCAGCTCCAATAATGGTCAGAAAGAAGACAACAG TGGTCCAAAACGTCTGGGCCAGCCAGGCACACCAGGAGGCCAGGACCTCGAAGCCGCTTTGCGCAGCCTGTCAGCCCGCCAGCAGAACCACTCGTCTGAGCGTCCATTCTTTGATGTGGAGCGTGAGCGTAAACTCCATGCCTTGGCGGCAAAGTGCGAGGAGGGCAACGGCTCCAGTGGCTTCTTGACACCAAATGACAGCCTGGTCTCCAGCCCAGCAGCATCCACAGGCACCAACTACTCCAATGGCAGCTCACGGCACTCCTGTGGCTCCTCAGGAGGATCCAGGTCCTACCTGCCAGACCGCCTGCAGATCGTCAAACCTCTGGAAG GCTCAGTGACCCTGCACCAGTGGCAGCAGTTGGCCAAACCAAACCTGGGAGGCATCCTGCATCCACGTCCCGGCGTCCTGACTAAAGACTTCAGAGAGCTCGAGGTCGACATACAGCACGTCTACAGTCTGAACGACCTGGAGGAGGATGAACCTGACCTGTCGCACTTCTCCGGAGCACATGGCATGG CCTCTCCATCCGGTCCCAACCTCCCTCAGACCTCTCCCACACATACCATTACTACCTGCCAAGTCCTCCAACCCTCCCTTCTCATCCCTTCCTTCTCCACTAG CCTTCACTCTTTCGGCCTGCCATCTTGTCGGAACTGTGAGCTCGTAAGTACTTCATCGCCATCCCACCAGCAGCACTTTGGCCTGGGAGTCCGggccaccaccaacaccaccaccacaaacgAAACCACTTCATCATTGGgactcctgcagctgctgcaagAGCATGGCATCTCAGCCTCTCCTTATCCCCACCACCACAACCTGCACTACAGCCAGAGTGCAAAACCTTCATGTTCCATGTCTATAGACAAAGATGGAGGCTCATCACCGGACAAAGAGCGAAGAAGGAACATTTTCAGTCTGAACTTGGTGGAGAAGCTTCAGAGTCTCGGGCTGCACAGAGTGGCAGCCTGGGGGATGATGGGCCGCCatggggcagagagagagaggcagtcAGACTTGGTCTGA
- the LOC115589745 gene encoding gastrin/cholecystokinin-like peptide — translation MTGSWMSAVSSTHILPMHPFTNQSLLSVFDFSSCCSQPRCGIKEPHSSVCTRSISLVGFCCGHLLLHTDMSGKVFVVITLLVALLVSSAASSPVEAKETTMLQQLLDKREKVKDLGGRQDRAPPAFAARVERRAHLSEDEREIMTKQIMQAISEMMNTECMSDRDYQGWVDFGRRDAE, via the exons ATGACCGGTTCGTGGATGTCCGCCGTTTCCTCTACGCACATCCTCCCAATGCATCCGTTTACCAATCAATCCCTGCTATCTGTCTTTGATTTTAGCTCGTGTTGCTCACAGCCAAGGTGTGGTATAAAAGAGCCTCACTCATCAGTGTGCACCAGAAGCATCTCACTTGTTGGATTTTGTTGTGGACATCTATTGCTTCATACAG ACATGTCAGGGAAGGTGTTTGTGGTGATCACACTGTTGGTTGCACTGCTTGTATCCAGTGCAGCCTCCTCGCCTGTAGAGGCTAAGGAGACTACGATGCTACAGCAGCTTCTAGATAAGAGGGAGAAAGTTAAAGACTTGGGTGGCAGACAGGATCGGGCGCCTCCGGCCTTCGCAGCGCGGGTCGAGAGACGGGCACACCTATCGGAGGATGAACGCGAGATTATGACCAAGCAAATAATGCAAGCGATTTCAG AGATGATGAACACCGAGTGCATGTCTGATCGGGACTACCAGGGCTGGGTGGACTTCGGACGCCGGGACGCAGAGTGA
- the hap1 gene encoding trafficking kinesin-binding protein 1 isoform X2, with the protein MDAETEGSFSPVTMEVWSSASEEEEEEKSSPSLADEVMVEEMTCLNSNNNNNNNNNKDLCREVTQVLCSDRVGQVTKTYHDIKAVTHLLEEKERDLELAARIGQSLLKQNQELTTRNEILDEQLEIAKEEIAQLRHELSMRDDLLQFYASTEEIENAESQSPIKRNESCSSLSNFVHYDFLQTKLKGLEDENRKLRLEATELTTETTNYEEQEQELMMVCVEELSSVNRQVVDLSEELARKVEDSLRQQEEISSLLAQIVDLQARCKGLTHENEELNQNLSASRESQLKLKSELKDLQDKYSECEDMLCEAREDIKNLRNKSLPNSTVQRYTALASVLPMDSLAAEIEGTFRKGLDTPAPSEYKNHPWRVFETVKVVNKAVRRRSHCHSPGLPGSSPVSARSSCTSTPRTSYYGSDNASLTLEDKPSSNNGQKEDNSGPKRLGQPGTPGGQDLEAALRSLSARQQNHSSERPFFDVERERKLHALAAKCEEGNGSSGFLTPNDSLVSSPAASTGTNYSNGSSRHSCGSSGGSRSYLPDRLQIVKPLEGSVTLHQWQQLAKPNLGGILHPRPGVLTKDFRELEVDIQHVYSLNDLEEDEPDLSHFSGAHGMASPSGPNLPQTSPTHTITTCQVLQPSLLIPSFSTSGRKRLSRLFLQL; encoded by the exons tgcTGTGCTCAGACAGAGTGGGCCAGGTCACCAAGACGTATCATGACATCAAGGCAGTCACCCACCTACTGGAGGAG AAAGAGCGGGATCTCGAGTTAGCAGCACGGATCGGTCAGTCCCTCCTGAAGCAGAATCAAGAACTGACGACACGCAATGAAATACTGGATGAACAGCTTGAAATCGCAAAGGAAGAG ATCGCTCAACTTCGTCATGAGCTGTCGATGCGAGACGACCTCCTTCAATTCTACGCAAGCACTGAGGAGATCGAGAACGCAGAGTCACAGTCACC AATAAAAAGGAACGAATCGTGCAGTTCACTCAGCAACTTCGTCCACTATGACTTCCTGCAGACGAAACTGAAGGGTTTAGAGGACGAGAACCGCAAACTACGATTGGAG GCCACTGAGCTCACAACAGAGACGACTAATTACGAAGAGCAAGAACAGGAGCtgatgatggtgtgtgtggaAGAACTCT CCTCTGTCAACAGGCAGGTGGTCGATCTGTCAGAGGAGCTAGCGAGGAAAGTAGAGGATTCTCTCCGACAACAGGAGGAGATCAGCTCGCTGCTGGCTCAGATTGTTGACCTGCAGGCCCGCTGCAAAGGG CTCACCCATGAGAATGAGGAGCTGAACCAAAACCTGAGTGCCTCCCGCGAGAGCCAGCTAAAACTTAAATCAGAG CTCAAGGACCTGCAGGACAAGTACTCGGAGTGTGAGGACATGCTCTGCGAGGCCAGAGAGGACATCAAGAACTTGCGGAACAAGAGCTTACCCAACAGCACAGTGCAGCGGTACACTGCGCTGGCCTCTGTCCTCCCCATGGACTCATTGGCTGCAGAGATAGAGGGCACCTTCCGCAAAGGCCTGGACACCCCCGCTCCCTCAGAGTACAA GAACCACCCATGGCGTGTGTTTGAAACCGTGAAGGTGGTGAACAAGGCCGTCAGGAGGCGGTCACATTGCCACTCCCCAGGGCTGCCCGGCTCCAGCCCCGTGTCAGCTCGCTCCAGTTGTACCAGCACACCCCGAACAAGCTACTATGGTTCAGATAATGCCAGCCTTACTCTGGAGGACAAGCCCAGCTCCAATAATGGTCAGAAAGAAGACAACAG TGGTCCAAAACGTCTGGGCCAGCCAGGCACACCAGGAGGCCAGGACCTCGAAGCCGCTTTGCGCAGCCTGTCAGCCCGCCAGCAGAACCACTCGTCTGAGCGTCCATTCTTTGATGTGGAGCGTGAGCGTAAACTCCATGCCTTGGCGGCAAAGTGCGAGGAGGGCAACGGCTCCAGTGGCTTCTTGACACCAAATGACAGCCTGGTCTCCAGCCCAGCAGCATCCACAGGCACCAACTACTCCAATGGCAGCTCACGGCACTCCTGTGGCTCCTCAGGAGGATCCAGGTCCTACCTGCCAGACCGCCTGCAGATCGTCAAACCTCTGGAAG GCTCAGTGACCCTGCACCAGTGGCAGCAGTTGGCCAAACCAAACCTGGGAGGCATCCTGCATCCACGTCCCGGCGTCCTGACTAAAGACTTCAGAGAGCTCGAGGTCGACATACAGCACGTCTACAGTCTGAACGACCTGGAGGAGGATGAACCTGACCTGTCGCACTTCTCCGGAGCACATGGCATGG CCTCTCCATCCGGTCCCAACCTCCCTCAGACCTCTCCCACACATACCATTACTACCTGCCAAGTCCTCCAACCCTCCCTTCTCATCCCTTCCTTCTCCACTAG TGGCAGAAAACGTTTGTCGAGGCTCTTTCTTCAACTCTAA